From Corticium candelabrum chromosome 13, ooCorCand1.1, whole genome shotgun sequence, a single genomic window includes:
- the LOC134189276 gene encoding otolin-1-A-like — MKKRELILMFACEIIIAAAGVDVDTTCAAEKGEMGAPGLPGSRGVRGYKGDKGNDGVKGATGIKGDAGVRGGPGTRGPQGSRGSTGETGKPGLNGMVGPKGSFGSPGREGPVGPPGLPGSKGNQGDKGNKGNVGSRGIAGSDGDPGPPGHTGPSGVRGYKGDKVSIK, encoded by the exons ATGAAGAAACGTGAGTTGATATTGATGTTTGCTTGCGAGATTATCATAGCAGCTGCTGGAGTGGACGTGGACACTACGTGCGCCGCAGAAAAGGGAGAAATG GGTGCACCTGGTTTACCGGGCTCCCGTGGAGTGAGG GGTTACAAAGGTGACAAGGGAAACGATGGAGTAAAAGGTGCTACTGGAATAAAA GGAGATGCGGGAGTAAGAGGTGGTCCGGGTACTCGCGGACCTCAA GGATCTCGGGGCTCAACGGGTGAGACAGGTAAACCAGGGTTGAACGGAATGGTTGGACCCAAAGGTTCTTTTGGGTCTCCAGGACGTGAA GGTCCGGTAGGACCACCTGGTTTACCCGGTTCTAAAGGAAACCAAGGAGACAAa GGAAACAAGGGTAATGTTGGGTCAAGAGGTATTGCAGGGTCTGATGGAGATCCT GGTCCGCCAGGTCACACAGGTCCGTCTGGAGTTCGTGGTTATAAAGGAGATAAAGTTAGCATCAAATAG